A single window of Nasonia vitripennis strain AsymCx chromosome 4, Nvit_psr_1.1, whole genome shotgun sequence DNA harbors:
- the LOC100115504 gene encoding translation initiation factor IF-2, mitochondrial produces MAALLIRTCLKRSIPKSLLCDKFSNDCNVKLSIALLDTTCLQCNCYHSTPVLWKKRKTTEQKRKLLKLKELELLNPKQKKKSEIISVWRNMTVKELAASAGRPIDEILDALFFVDNQNVYDQKSIFSDLPVLYETVKKLGAKVKVIARPDIKETDDNDEGCDAVKPPPPDPADLVKRRPVITIMGHVDHGKTTLLDSLRHSSVVDSEFGGITQHIGAFNVTLENGEKMTFLDTPGHAAFSTMRARGANITDIVILVVAADDGVMEQTVQSINMAKNANVPIVVAVNKIDKPNANIKRTHQMLAEHGIHVEDLGGDVQSVNISALQGTNLNQLMDAVLAQAEIMSLKGDPKGPVEGVVIEATSDLHRGKLATALIQRGTLRKGDVLVCGLAWAKVRSMFDHSGSIISQAGLSDAVQIIGWRDLPVAGDEILEVESERRAHMVMKYRHAKLGESKSVEQKIVADEKHQEHLIEYEKKVQKKRLLGYRKLKREGPREKENVEDTFPRVNVIIKGDVLGSVEAILDVLETYGDEKRCKLSVVHYGVGQVTETDLDLAKTFDAVVYCFNTKVPKNLSQLINTEGIKVRYHNVIYRLIDDLKLEINNKLPLVTVEEEIGVGTVLQEFEINEKRKKVKVAGCRCTKGSFKKSALFKVIRNGVVIYNGKSSSIRHLKEEVENVKTNMECGIKLDGAQVEFKQGDEIICYKLVDKIDETDWNPGF; encoded by the exons ATGGCAGCATTGTTGATCAGAACGTGTCTAAAACGAAG TATTCCAAAAAGTCTCCTATgtgataaattttcaaatgacTGCAATGTTAAATTAAGCATTGCTCTTCTTGATACAACATGTTTGCAATGCAATTGCTATCACAGTACACCTGTTctttggaaaaaaagaaaaactacaGAACAGAAGAGAAAG TTACTGAAATTAAAGGAACTGGAATTACTtaatccaaaacaaaaaaaaaaaagcgaaataaTTTCTGTATGGAGAAATATGACAGTAAAAGAATTGGCTGCATCGGCAGGTAGACCTATCGATGAGATCTTGGATGCACTCTTTTTTGTCGACAACCAAAATGTTTATGATCAGAAATCTATCTTCAGTGATTTGCCTGTTTTATATGAAACTGTCAAGAAGCTTGGAGCAAAAGTCAAAGTTATAGCTCGTCCTGATATAAAAGAGACTGATGACAATGATGAAGGTTGCGATGCAGTGAAACC TCCTCCACCTGATCCAGCAGATCTGGTAAAGAGACGTCCAGTGATTACAATAATGGGACATGTTGATCATGGAAAAACTACATTGTTAGATTCTTTAAGGCATTCGTCAGTTGTAGATTCAGAATTTGGAGGAATCACCCAACATATTGGAGCGTTTAATG TTACCTTAgaaaatggtgaaaaaatgacttttttgGATACTCCTGGTCATGCTGCTTTTAGTACAATGAGAGCAAGGGGGGCAAACATAACTGATATTGTTATTCTTGTTGTGGCGGCTGATGATGGAGTCATGGAGCAGACCGTACAAAGTATAAACATGGCAAAAAATGCTAATGTTCCAATAGTAGTTGCTGTGAATAAAATAGACAAACCAAATGCAAACATT AAAAGAACACATCAAATGTTAGCTGAGCATGGCATTCATGTTGAAGATCTTGGTGGTGATGTTCAAAGCGTTAATATTTCTGCTTTACAAGGAACAAATCTAAATCAGTTGATGGATGCAGTATTAGCACAAGCTGAAATTATGTCTTTAAAAGGAGATCCAAAAGGGCCAGTAGAAGGTGTTGTTATAGAAGCAACTTCTGATCTTCACCGAGGAAAACTCGCAACCGCCCTAATTCAGCGTGGCACTCTTAGAAAGGGAGACGTTTTAG tttgtGGCTTGGCATGGGCTAAAGTTCGATCCATGTTTGACCACTCTGGATCAATTATTTCTCAAGCTGGACTTTCAGATGCTGTACAAATTATCGGTTGGCGCGATTTACCAGTAGCTGGAGATGAAATTTTAGAAGTCGAAAGTGAGAGAAGAGCTCACATGGTTATGAAGTACAGACATGCAAAACTTGGTGAATCTAAATCTGTAGAGCAAAAAATAGTTGCTGATGAAAAACATCAAGAACACCTAATA gaaTATGAGAAGAAAGTTCAAAAGAAGCGGCTATTAGGATATAGAAAACTTAAAAGGGAGGGTccaagagaaaaagagaatgtTGAAGATACTTTCCCAAGAGTCAACGTAATTATCAAAGGTGATGTACTAGGTTCCGTGGAAGCAATATTGGACGTTCTTGAAACTTACGGTGACGAAAAGAGATGCAAACTGTCGGTTGTTCACTACGGCGTTGGACAGGTTACAGAAACTGATCTCGATCTGGCAAAAACGTTTGATG CTGTTGTATACTGTTTCAATACTAAGGTACCAAAAAATCTTTCACAATTAATTAATACAGAGGGTATAAAGGTTCGTTATCACAATGTTATATACAGACTGATAGATGACTTAAAATTAGAAATCAACAATAAACTTCCACTAGTCACAGTAGAAGAAGAAATTG GCGTGGGAACTGTATTACAAGAGTTTGAAATTAACGAAAAGCGAAAGAAAGTCAAAGTGGCAGGCTGTCGTTGTACGAAAGGTTCGTTCAAGAAATCAGCTCTCTTTAAGGTCATTCGAAATGGTGTAGTTATTTACAATGGTAAGTCGTCTTCTATAAGACATTTAAAAGAAGAAGTAGAAAACGTTAAAACCAACATGGAATGCGGAATAAAACTAGACGGCGCTCAAGTCGAATTTAAGCAAGGTGATGAAATTATTTGCTACAAGCTAGTCGACAAAATCGACGAGACTGACTGGAATCCTGgattttaa
- the LOC100115542 gene encoding NGFI-A-binding protein homolog isoform X1: MEETAARSVATTPSPVPASVACTAISAAQTTSTSSTSGSAAVAADAAAVFASPPKSSAPVRILGRNVNGTVVQTSMPQNEAELQLYRVMQRASLLTYYDTLLEMGGDDVQQLCDAGEEEFLEIMALVGMASKPLHVRRLQKALQEWLTNPAMFQTPVLAPPSTNSSTATTSGAKPSTTPVVFPCIGSYSPNTRQQQQVQSSAGPAMAAVSSIASQSAAKLLTASSSLGLPVAPAAATPPSMACHSGGSPLVQSAAGGNQLLSQFSAASGCCPIQRRKSLSPPATSSSLALAGLQMQQAMPSAAESVIATGLPLSRSPGMMQVTNYESSSCGSQGTTPSPGSNSVMPNAPQSPTLCLQQATPILLESQVQRLAEAAERLAATLRPPNPKPQSGIKKKMCKHLEMVMAMPDSDPRRMEEIRKYAAIYGRFDCKRKPEKPLTLHEVSVNEAAAQICRFVPALLTRRDELFPLARRVVRDSGHYYTKSLLHSSSNNLLRIMSSRENGDGDLSGGDDSSLLTAPTSGDSAKRRKLELRCEDDSVAGNREHPAESAQQQAETAQINRTGYSRGPIATDSDSNSIQVHQNRHRKRQRRRRPSKIGHKSISSPVWQTCTDGNSILLDGVVDGLEDSDGCYSSFDDDWDDCNDDCEDNMGIDSDDAVRVYNDQDVSGSAPLTHDVQNRGAAEDDDVSCMMDKENDFNLKVIASCGDNIIAVANPALMNRNQPTPMTKEQPAIKEEITLRDRRD; the protein is encoded by the exons TTGTGCAGACTTCCATGCCGCAGAACGAAGCTGAACTCCAGCTGTATCGCGTCATGCAGAGGGCTTCGCTGCTCACCTACTACGACACCCTCCTGGAAATGG GTGGCGACGACGTGCAGCAGCTCTGCGACGCCGGCGAGGAAGAGTTCCTCGAGATAATGGCTCTCGTGGGTATGGCCAGTAAACCCCTTCACGTGCGGCGACTGCAGAAAGCTCTTCAGGAGTGGCTGACCAATCCCG CTATGTTTCAGACGCCCGTCCTAGCACCTCCCTCCACGAATAGCtcgacggcgacgacgtcGGGCGCGAAGCCGTCCACGACGCCGGTCGTCTTCCCCTGCATCGGCAGCTACAGTCCCAACACGAGGCAACAGCAGCAGGTCCAGTCATCGGCGGGTCCGGCTATGGCAGCGGTCAGCTCGATAGCCTCCCAGAGCGCGGCGAAACTCCTGACGGCGAGCTCTTCGCTGGGCTTGCCCGTGGCCCCGGCTGCCGCCACGCCCCCGAGTATGGCCTGTCATAGCGGAGGCAGTCCGCTCGTTCAGTCGGCTGCAGGCGGCAACCAGCTGCTCAGTCAGTTCTCCGCTGCGTCCGGCTGCTGTCCCATTCAGCGACGCAAGAGCCTCAGTCCCCCGGCGACAAGCTCGAGTCTGGCCTTGGCCGGCCTGCAGATGCAGCAGGCCATGCCCTCGGCTGCCGAGTCCGTCATCGCTACCGGCCTACCCCTTTCCCGCAGTCCCGGGATGATGCAG GTCACGAATTACGAGTCTAGCTCGTGCGGCAGCCAGGGCACGACGCCGAGTCCGGGCAGCAACAGCGTGATGCCGAACGCGCCCCAGAGTCCGACGCTGTGTCTGCAGCAGGCGACGCCGATACTGCTGGAGTCGCAGGTCCAGCGGCTCGCCGAGGCGGCCGAGAGACTCGCCGCGACTCTGAGGCCGCCCAACCCGAAGCCCCAAAGCGGCATCAAGAAGAAGATGTGCAAACATTTGGAGATGGTCATGGCCATGCCGGACAGCGATCCTCGCCGGATGGAGGAGATTCGCAAGTATGCCGCCATATACGGCCGCTTCGACTGCAAGAGAAAGCCGGAGAAGCCGCTGACGCTGCACGAGGTGTCGGTAAACGAGGCCGCCGCtcagatctgcagattcgtCCCGGCCCTTCTCACCAGGAGGGACGAGCTCTTTCCACTCGCGAGACGCGTCGTGCGCGACTCCGGACACTACTACACTAAGAGTTTGCTACACTCTTC TTCTAACAATTTGCTCAGAATTATGTCGTCGAGGGAGAACGGCGACGGCGACCTGTCGGGCGGCGACGACTCGTCGCTGCTGACAGCCCCGACGAGCGGCGATTCAGCGAAAAGGCGAAAACTGGAGCTGCGCTGCGAGGACGATTCTGTTGCCGGCAACAGGGAGCATCCCGCTGAATCGGCCCAGCAGCAG GCGGAAACTGCACAGATCAATCGCACTGGCTATAGTCGAGGCCCGATAGCTACTGATTCTGATAGCAATTCGATACAGGTGCATCAAAATCGACACCGGAAGCGCCAACGTCGGCGCAGACCTTCGAAAATCGGCCATAAATCAATATCGAG TCCAGTTTGGCAAACTTGCACTGACGGTAACAGTATACTCCTCGACGGGGTTGTCGACGGACTCGAAGACTCGGATGGTTGTTATTCGTCTTTTGACGATGATTGGGATGATTGCAATGACGACTGTGAAGACAACATGGGCATCGATTCGGACGATGCCGTCCGCGTGTACAATGATCAAGATGTTTCGGGTTCTGCGCCCCTGACGCAT GATGTACAAAATCGAGGTGCTGCAGAAGATGACGACGTATCCTGCATGATggataaagaaaatgattttaatttaaag GTCATTGCATCATGTGGGGATAACATCATAGCAGTAGCCAATCCTGCTTTGATGAATCGCAATCAACCTACTCCAATGACAAAAGAACAACCTGCAATAAAGGAAGAAATTACGCTACGCGATAGAAGAGACtga
- the LOC100115542 gene encoding NGFI-A-binding protein homolog isoform X2 translates to MEETAARSVATTPSPVPASVACTAISAAQTTSTSSTSGSAAVAADAAAVFASPPKSSAPVRILGRNVNGTVVQTSMPQNEAELQLYRVMQRASLLTYYDTLLEMGGDDVQQLCDAGEEEFLEIMALVGMASKPLHVRRLQKALQEWLTNPAMFQTPVLAPPSTNSSTATTSGAKPSTTPVVFPCIGSYSPNTRQQQQVQSSAGPAMAAVSSIASQSAAKLLTASSSLGLPVAPAAATPPSMACHSGGSPLVQSAAGGNQLLSQFSAASGCCPIQRRKSLSPPATSSSLALAGLQMQQAMPSAAESVIATGLPLSRSPGMMQVTNYESSSCGSQGTTPSPGSNSVMPNAPQSPTLCLQQATPILLESQVQRLAEAAERLAATLRPPNPKPQSGIKKKMCKHLEMVMAMPDSDPRRMEEIRKYAAIYGRFDCKRKPEKPLTLHEVSVNEAAAQICRFVPALLTRRDELFPLARRVVRDSGHYYTKSLLHSSIMSSRENGDGDLSGGDDSSLLTAPTSGDSAKRRKLELRCEDDSVAGNREHPAESAQQQAETAQINRTGYSRGPIATDSDSNSIQVHQNRHRKRQRRRRPSKIGHKSISSPVWQTCTDGNSILLDGVVDGLEDSDGCYSSFDDDWDDCNDDCEDNMGIDSDDAVRVYNDQDVSGSAPLTHDVQNRGAAEDDDVSCMMDKENDFNLKVIASCGDNIIAVANPALMNRNQPTPMTKEQPAIKEEITLRDRRD, encoded by the exons TTGTGCAGACTTCCATGCCGCAGAACGAAGCTGAACTCCAGCTGTATCGCGTCATGCAGAGGGCTTCGCTGCTCACCTACTACGACACCCTCCTGGAAATGG GTGGCGACGACGTGCAGCAGCTCTGCGACGCCGGCGAGGAAGAGTTCCTCGAGATAATGGCTCTCGTGGGTATGGCCAGTAAACCCCTTCACGTGCGGCGACTGCAGAAAGCTCTTCAGGAGTGGCTGACCAATCCCG CTATGTTTCAGACGCCCGTCCTAGCACCTCCCTCCACGAATAGCtcgacggcgacgacgtcGGGCGCGAAGCCGTCCACGACGCCGGTCGTCTTCCCCTGCATCGGCAGCTACAGTCCCAACACGAGGCAACAGCAGCAGGTCCAGTCATCGGCGGGTCCGGCTATGGCAGCGGTCAGCTCGATAGCCTCCCAGAGCGCGGCGAAACTCCTGACGGCGAGCTCTTCGCTGGGCTTGCCCGTGGCCCCGGCTGCCGCCACGCCCCCGAGTATGGCCTGTCATAGCGGAGGCAGTCCGCTCGTTCAGTCGGCTGCAGGCGGCAACCAGCTGCTCAGTCAGTTCTCCGCTGCGTCCGGCTGCTGTCCCATTCAGCGACGCAAGAGCCTCAGTCCCCCGGCGACAAGCTCGAGTCTGGCCTTGGCCGGCCTGCAGATGCAGCAGGCCATGCCCTCGGCTGCCGAGTCCGTCATCGCTACCGGCCTACCCCTTTCCCGCAGTCCCGGGATGATGCAG GTCACGAATTACGAGTCTAGCTCGTGCGGCAGCCAGGGCACGACGCCGAGTCCGGGCAGCAACAGCGTGATGCCGAACGCGCCCCAGAGTCCGACGCTGTGTCTGCAGCAGGCGACGCCGATACTGCTGGAGTCGCAGGTCCAGCGGCTCGCCGAGGCGGCCGAGAGACTCGCCGCGACTCTGAGGCCGCCCAACCCGAAGCCCCAAAGCGGCATCAAGAAGAAGATGTGCAAACATTTGGAGATGGTCATGGCCATGCCGGACAGCGATCCTCGCCGGATGGAGGAGATTCGCAAGTATGCCGCCATATACGGCCGCTTCGACTGCAAGAGAAAGCCGGAGAAGCCGCTGACGCTGCACGAGGTGTCGGTAAACGAGGCCGCCGCtcagatctgcagattcgtCCCGGCCCTTCTCACCAGGAGGGACGAGCTCTTTCCACTCGCGAGACGCGTCGTGCGCGACTCCGGACACTACTACACTAAGAGTTTGCTACACTCTTC AATTATGTCGTCGAGGGAGAACGGCGACGGCGACCTGTCGGGCGGCGACGACTCGTCGCTGCTGACAGCCCCGACGAGCGGCGATTCAGCGAAAAGGCGAAAACTGGAGCTGCGCTGCGAGGACGATTCTGTTGCCGGCAACAGGGAGCATCCCGCTGAATCGGCCCAGCAGCAG GCGGAAACTGCACAGATCAATCGCACTGGCTATAGTCGAGGCCCGATAGCTACTGATTCTGATAGCAATTCGATACAGGTGCATCAAAATCGACACCGGAAGCGCCAACGTCGGCGCAGACCTTCGAAAATCGGCCATAAATCAATATCGAG TCCAGTTTGGCAAACTTGCACTGACGGTAACAGTATACTCCTCGACGGGGTTGTCGACGGACTCGAAGACTCGGATGGTTGTTATTCGTCTTTTGACGATGATTGGGATGATTGCAATGACGACTGTGAAGACAACATGGGCATCGATTCGGACGATGCCGTCCGCGTGTACAATGATCAAGATGTTTCGGGTTCTGCGCCCCTGACGCAT GATGTACAAAATCGAGGTGCTGCAGAAGATGACGACGTATCCTGCATGATggataaagaaaatgattttaatttaaag GTCATTGCATCATGTGGGGATAACATCATAGCAGTAGCCAATCCTGCTTTGATGAATCGCAATCAACCTACTCCAATGACAAAAGAACAACCTGCAATAAAGGAAGAAATTACGCTACGCGATAGAAGAGACtga
- the LOC100115542 gene encoding NGFI-A-binding protein homolog isoform X3 yields MTHDVEEIVQTSMPQNEAELQLYRVMQRASLLTYYDTLLEMGGDDVQQLCDAGEEEFLEIMALVGMASKPLHVRRLQKALQEWLTNPAMFQTPVLAPPSTNSSTATTSGAKPSTTPVVFPCIGSYSPNTRQQQQVQSSAGPAMAAVSSIASQSAAKLLTASSSLGLPVAPAAATPPSMACHSGGSPLVQSAAGGNQLLSQFSAASGCCPIQRRKSLSPPATSSSLALAGLQMQQAMPSAAESVIATGLPLSRSPGMMQVTNYESSSCGSQGTTPSPGSNSVMPNAPQSPTLCLQQATPILLESQVQRLAEAAERLAATLRPPNPKPQSGIKKKMCKHLEMVMAMPDSDPRRMEEIRKYAAIYGRFDCKRKPEKPLTLHEVSVNEAAAQICRFVPALLTRRDELFPLARRVVRDSGHYYTKSLLHSSSNNLLRIMSSRENGDGDLSGGDDSSLLTAPTSGDSAKRRKLELRCEDDSVAGNREHPAESAQQQAETAQINRTGYSRGPIATDSDSNSIQVHQNRHRKRQRRRRPSKIGHKSISSPVWQTCTDGNSILLDGVVDGLEDSDGCYSSFDDDWDDCNDDCEDNMGIDSDDAVRVYNDQDVSGSAPLTHDVQNRGAAEDDDVSCMMDKENDFNLKVIASCGDNIIAVANPALMNRNQPTPMTKEQPAIKEEITLRDRRD; encoded by the exons TTGTGCAGACTTCCATGCCGCAGAACGAAGCTGAACTCCAGCTGTATCGCGTCATGCAGAGGGCTTCGCTGCTCACCTACTACGACACCCTCCTGGAAATGG GTGGCGACGACGTGCAGCAGCTCTGCGACGCCGGCGAGGAAGAGTTCCTCGAGATAATGGCTCTCGTGGGTATGGCCAGTAAACCCCTTCACGTGCGGCGACTGCAGAAAGCTCTTCAGGAGTGGCTGACCAATCCCG CTATGTTTCAGACGCCCGTCCTAGCACCTCCCTCCACGAATAGCtcgacggcgacgacgtcGGGCGCGAAGCCGTCCACGACGCCGGTCGTCTTCCCCTGCATCGGCAGCTACAGTCCCAACACGAGGCAACAGCAGCAGGTCCAGTCATCGGCGGGTCCGGCTATGGCAGCGGTCAGCTCGATAGCCTCCCAGAGCGCGGCGAAACTCCTGACGGCGAGCTCTTCGCTGGGCTTGCCCGTGGCCCCGGCTGCCGCCACGCCCCCGAGTATGGCCTGTCATAGCGGAGGCAGTCCGCTCGTTCAGTCGGCTGCAGGCGGCAACCAGCTGCTCAGTCAGTTCTCCGCTGCGTCCGGCTGCTGTCCCATTCAGCGACGCAAGAGCCTCAGTCCCCCGGCGACAAGCTCGAGTCTGGCCTTGGCCGGCCTGCAGATGCAGCAGGCCATGCCCTCGGCTGCCGAGTCCGTCATCGCTACCGGCCTACCCCTTTCCCGCAGTCCCGGGATGATGCAG GTCACGAATTACGAGTCTAGCTCGTGCGGCAGCCAGGGCACGACGCCGAGTCCGGGCAGCAACAGCGTGATGCCGAACGCGCCCCAGAGTCCGACGCTGTGTCTGCAGCAGGCGACGCCGATACTGCTGGAGTCGCAGGTCCAGCGGCTCGCCGAGGCGGCCGAGAGACTCGCCGCGACTCTGAGGCCGCCCAACCCGAAGCCCCAAAGCGGCATCAAGAAGAAGATGTGCAAACATTTGGAGATGGTCATGGCCATGCCGGACAGCGATCCTCGCCGGATGGAGGAGATTCGCAAGTATGCCGCCATATACGGCCGCTTCGACTGCAAGAGAAAGCCGGAGAAGCCGCTGACGCTGCACGAGGTGTCGGTAAACGAGGCCGCCGCtcagatctgcagattcgtCCCGGCCCTTCTCACCAGGAGGGACGAGCTCTTTCCACTCGCGAGACGCGTCGTGCGCGACTCCGGACACTACTACACTAAGAGTTTGCTACACTCTTC TTCTAACAATTTGCTCAGAATTATGTCGTCGAGGGAGAACGGCGACGGCGACCTGTCGGGCGGCGACGACTCGTCGCTGCTGACAGCCCCGACGAGCGGCGATTCAGCGAAAAGGCGAAAACTGGAGCTGCGCTGCGAGGACGATTCTGTTGCCGGCAACAGGGAGCATCCCGCTGAATCGGCCCAGCAGCAG GCGGAAACTGCACAGATCAATCGCACTGGCTATAGTCGAGGCCCGATAGCTACTGATTCTGATAGCAATTCGATACAGGTGCATCAAAATCGACACCGGAAGCGCCAACGTCGGCGCAGACCTTCGAAAATCGGCCATAAATCAATATCGAG TCCAGTTTGGCAAACTTGCACTGACGGTAACAGTATACTCCTCGACGGGGTTGTCGACGGACTCGAAGACTCGGATGGTTGTTATTCGTCTTTTGACGATGATTGGGATGATTGCAATGACGACTGTGAAGACAACATGGGCATCGATTCGGACGATGCCGTCCGCGTGTACAATGATCAAGATGTTTCGGGTTCTGCGCCCCTGACGCAT GATGTACAAAATCGAGGTGCTGCAGAAGATGACGACGTATCCTGCATGATggataaagaaaatgattttaatttaaag GTCATTGCATCATGTGGGGATAACATCATAGCAGTAGCCAATCCTGCTTTGATGAATCGCAATCAACCTACTCCAATGACAAAAGAACAACCTGCAATAAAGGAAGAAATTACGCTACGCGATAGAAGAGACtga